One Mus musculus strain C57BL/6J chromosome X, GRCm38.p6 C57BL/6J DNA window includes the following coding sequences:
- the Itih5l-ps gene encoding inter-alpha-trypsin inhibitor heavy chain H6 isoform X1, producing the protein MRAAGPARSGTMSEWRYLSWVSILLTILLDLTHQGPHGSASSSSKLLMMSYSIRSTVVSRYANTLVTSVLFNPHDEAHEAIFDLNLPRIAFISNFTMTIDDKIYVAEIKEKHQAKKMYEKAYQQGKTAAHVGIRDRESENFRISTMLAAGTKATFALAYEELLQRHQGRYQLVVGLRPGQLVRKLNVEITVSERTGIAYVHIPPLRTSQVCTNNQTSEGDLPPSTRIQRGETCVHITFSPTLRDQSAFSSSGIMADFTIHYDVSMEDIIGDVQVYGGYFIHYFAPRGLQPLEKNVVFVIDVSGSMFGTKLQQTKKAMDTILSDLQASDSFNIITFSDTVNIWKAEGSIQATVQNIHSAKNYVSRMEADGWTDINAALLAAASVLNHSNQEPGKGRGVGQIPLIMFLTDGEPTAGETTPSVILSNIRQALAHRVSLFSLAFGDDADFSLLRRLSLENQGEARRIYEDADAALQLEGLYAEISRPLLADVHLDYLGGWVGASSRAHFPNYFHGSELVVAGKVQPGEQELGIHLAARGPNGHLLVAHHSEEASNSSQKAFGCPGKPALNVTHFIHRLWAYVTIGELLKARFQAKDTTTRRLLAAKALNLSLEYNFVTPLTSLVVVHLEKTNEEAMTQPSTTAKTSTVTPSSSNRLGLGTGTAQPASVLKVFSKSRPTKPTSTIIAPTMKVTSSKELGALGWWSNSLTTSVQPKPQIPGQDSSTLALPTLKMKPLAHVPSNSNDPLPRKPSTSTHQNPGITSLVNSGTYILPLNPVSPSQPKGGTMKHFNSFSPFKLPASSDAHPTPDTPSYLQPVSQEPISQSSQSVPQPKYISTFQIPKHPLHLSSKDLAPKTSPNLPHSKPGNVLPKSPKIPSSHEPSVSSHQTSPSLLLSKSRTPTTYSTQIPLPARPRPLVPQSLNTFSNTLSSSTSPSSTVATSIPGEPLPSPFTPTLTSLLPTARRWHQQDPLLGPKSTSTLPEAITLHLLPEKLHLLSESVEESKFVESLNPPVFYTFLTPDKDGSSHWNGNSERTLGVAEHDMNSEESSKELVKGTWPGIFIFSSSVDGDPHFVIHIPHSEEKICFTLDGRPGDLLKLIDDPKAGESTLSLSWNQRALVKKPHLELHVASAALLTVRLGPHLNFFILRHQYRHPSTLQLPHLGFYVANGSGLSPSARGLMGQFQYTDIRLVTGPSGSYLQKHHGLDVPVVLGKRLLKESPRLLPRWTSCWIVKRSHVERLLGQPYLAYVL; encoded by the exons GACCATCGACGATAAAATCTATGTTGCAGAAATCAAGGAAAAACATCAGGCAAAGAAAATGTATGAGAAAGCCTATCAGCAAGGAAAGACAGCTGCTCATGTGGGCATCAG GGACCGGGAATCAGAAAACTTTCGAATCTCCACTATGCTGGCAGCAGGCACAAAGGCAACTTTTGCCCTGGCCTATGAAGAACTGCTACAGCGACACCAGGGCCGGTACCAGTTGGTGGTGGGCCTGAGGCCTGGACAGTTGGTGAGGAAGCTGAATGTAGAAATCACTGTGTCAGAAAGGACAGGCATCGCCTATGTGCACATACCTCCTCTGAGAACCAGCCAAGTGTGCACCAACAACCAAACAA GTGAGGGTGACTTGCCCCCATCCACCAGGATACAGAGGGGAGAGACCTGTGTCCACATCACCTTCTCCCCAACACTGCGAGACCAATCTGCCTTCTCCAGCTCAGGAATCATGGCCGATTTCACCATCCACTATGATGTGAGCATGGAGGACATCATTGGAGACGTGCAG GTCTATGGTGGCTATTTTATTCATTACTTTGCCCCCAGAGGCCTCCAGCCCCTAGAGAAGAATGTGGTGTTTGTTATTGACGTGAGCGGCTCTATGTTTGGAACTAAGTTGCAACAG ACTAAAAAGGCCATGGATACGATCCTCAGTGATCTTCAAGCCAGTGACTCCTTCAACATCATTACCTTTTCTGACACAGTTAACATCTGGAAAGCTGAAGGCTCAATCCAGGCCACTGTCCAGAATATCCATAGTGCCAAAAACTACGTGAGTCGCATGGAAGCGGATGGCT GGACGGACATCAATGCAGCTCTGCTGGCAGCAGCTTCAGTGCTGAACCATAGCAACCAGGAGCCTGGAAAGGGCCGTGGTGTGGGGCAGATTCCTCTTATCATGTTCCTGACAGATGGGGAGCCCACAGCCGGTGAGACAACTCCCAGTGTGATTCTTTCAAACATCCGTCAGGCACTGGCCCACAGGGTATCTCTTTTCAGCTTGGCCTTTGGAGATGATGCTGACTTCTCACTGCTGCGTCGTTTGTCCCTGGAGAACCAGGGAGAAGCAAGACGCATATATGAGGATGCTGATGCAGCCCTGCAACTAGAGGGTCTCTATGCAGAGATTTCCAGGCCTCTCCTGGCAGACGTGCACTTAGACTACTTGGGTGGCTGGGTTGGGGCTTCCTCTAGGGCCCATTTCCCTAACTATTTTCATGGCTCTGAGCTGGTGGTGGCTGGCAAGGTGCAGCCAGGTGAGCAGGAACTGGGCATCCACTTGGCAGCCCGTGGCCCAAATGGTCATCTTCTTGTGGCCCACCATAGTGAAGAAGCCAGCAACAGCAGCCAGAAAGCCTTTGGTTGCCCAGGGAAACCTGCCCTCAATGTGACCCACTTTATCCACCGCCTGTGGGCCTATGTCACTATTGGTGAGCTGCTGAAGGCACGCTTCCAAGCCAAGGACACCACAACTCGCCGTCTGTTGGCCGCCAAAGCCCTCAACCTATCCCTTGAATACAACTTTGTCACACCTCTGACTTCACTGGTTGTGGTGCACCTCGAGAAGACCAATGAGGAAGCCATGACCCAGCCATCCACTACAGCCAAGACAAGCACAGTCACACCCTCATCCAGCAACAGGCTTGGACTAGGAACAGGCACAGCTCAGCCAGCCTCAGTGCTCAAGGTCTTTTCCAAATCAAGACCCACAAAACCAACCTCAACTATTATTGCCCCTACAATGAAGGTGACCAGTTCCAAGGAGCTAGGGGCACTGGGTTGGTGGTCTAATAGCCTAACAACTTCAGTACAACCAAAACCCCAAATTCCAGGCCAAGATTCCAGCACCTTGGCACTGCCAACTTTGAAGATGAAACCTCTTGCCCATGTGCCTTCAAATTCTAATGACCCATTGCCTCGGAAGCCCAGTACTTCAACACACCAGAATCCTGGCATCACATCGCTGGTTAATTCTGGGACATATATCCTGCCATTGAATCCTGTGAGCCCTTCCCAGCCCAAAGGTGGCACCATGaaacattttaattcattttctcctttcaaaCTCCCTGCTTCATCAGATGCCCACCCTACACCAGATACCCCATCATACCTTCAACCTGTATCACAGGAACCTATATCACAGTCATCCCAAAGTGTGCCACAGCCCAAATATATCTCCACATTTCAGATACCCAAACACCCATTACACCTCAGCTCCAAAGATCTTGCTCCCAAGACTTCCCCAAATTTACCACACTCTAAACCAGGGAATGTCTTACCCAAGTCTCCTAAAATCCCTTCATCTCATGAACCTAGTGTCTCATCTCACCAAACGTCTCCTAGCTTACTACTTTCCAAGTCCAGAACACCAACTACCTATAGCACCCAAATCCCACTGCCTGCTAGACCCAGGCCACTAGTTCCTCAGAGCCTCAACACATTCTCAAATACACTCTCAAGTTCCACAAGTCCCAGCAGCACTGTGGCTACCTCTATTCCTGGGgagcctctcccttctccctttacCCCTACTCTGACCTCTCTGCTGCCCACTGCAAGACGCTGGCATCAGCAAGACCCGCTGCTAGGACCCAAGAGCACCAG CACTCTCCCGGAAGCCATCACTCTTCACCTTCTCCCAGAGAAACTCCACCTGCTGTCAGAGTCAGTGGAAGAGTCCAAATTCGTGGAGTCCTTGAACCCACCAGTCTTCTATACCTTCCTCACTCCTGACAAAGATG GAAGTTCACACTGGAATGGCAATTCTGAGAGAACTCTGGGAGTTGCTGAACATGACATGAACTCTGAGGAAAGTTCTAAGGAGCTGGTAAAAG GCACATGGCCAGGCATCTTCATCTTCTCGTCCTCTG TGGATGGAGACCCCCACTTTGTGATTCACATTCCTCACTCAGAAGAGAAGATCTGCTTCACATTAGATGGTCGCCCAGGGGACCTCTTGAAGCTCATAGATGACCCCAAGGCAG GTGAGAGCACCTTGAGCTTATCCTGGAACCAACGTGCCCTGGTGAAGAAGCCCCACCTGGAGCTCCATGTGGCTTCTGCAGCCCTTCTCACCGTCCGCCTTGGGCCCCACCTCAACTTCTTCATCCTTCGTCACCAGTACAGACACCCCAGCACACTACAGCTACCCCATTTGGGGTTCTATGTGGCCAATGGCTCAGGCCTCAGCCCCTCAGCCCGTGGCCTGATGG GACAGTTTCAATACACAGACATCCGGCTGGTAACAGGACCTTCTGGGTCTTATTTACAGAAGCACCATGGCCTGGACGTGCCAGTGGTACTAGGCAAGAGGCTGCTGAAAGAGTCACCAAGGCTGCTTCCCCGCTGGACTTCATGCTGGATCGTGAAGCGCTCTCATGTGGAAAGGCTGCTGGGTCAGCCCTACCTTGCCTATGTTCTGTGA
- the Itih5l-ps gene encoding inter-alpha-trypsin inhibitor heavy chain H6 precursor, translated as MRAAGPARSGTMSEWRYLSWVSILLTILLDLTHQGPHGSASSSSKLLMMSYSIRSTVVSRYANTLVTSVLFNPHDEAHEAIFDLNLPRIAFISNFTMTIDDKIYVAEIKEKHQAKKMYEKAYQQGKTAAHVGIRDRESENFRISTMLAAGTKATFALAYEELLQRHQGRYQLVVGLRPGQLVRKLNVEITVSERTGIAYVHIPPLRTSQVCTNNQTSEGDLPPSTRIQRGETCVHITFSPTLRDQSAFSSSGIMADFTIHYDVSMEDIIGDVQVYGGYFIHYFAPRGLQPLEKNVVFVIDVSGSMFGTKLQQTKKAMDTILSDLQASDSFNIITFSDTVNIWKAEGSIQATVQNIHSAKNYVSRMEADGWTDINAALLAAASVLNHSNQEPGKGRGVGQIPLIMFLTDGEPTAGETTPSVILSNIRQALAHRVSLFSLAFGDDADFSLLRRLSLENQGEARRIYEDADAALQLEGLYAEISRPLLADVHLDYLGGWVGASSRAHFPNYFHGSELVVAGKVQPGEQELGIHLAARGPNGHLLVAHHSEEASNSSQKAFGCPGKPALNVTHFIHRLWAYVTIGELLKARFQAKDTTTRRLLAAKALNLSLEYNFVTPLTSLVVVHLEKTNEEAMTQPSTTAKTSTVTPSSSNRLGLGTGTAQPASVLKVFSKSRPTKPTSTIIAPTMKVTSSKELGALGWWSNSLTTSVQPKPQIPGQDSSTLALPTLKMKPLAHVPSNSNDPLPRKPSTSTHQNPGITSLVNSGTYILPLNPVSPSQPKGGTMKHFNSFSPFKLPASSDAHPTPDTPSYLQPVSQEPISQSSQSVPQPKYISTFQIPKHPLHLSSKDLAPKTSPNLPHSKPGNVLPKSPKIPSSHEPSVSSHQTSPSLLLSKSRTPTTYSTQIPLPARPRPLVPQSLNTFSNTLSSSTSPSSTVATSIPGEPLPSPFTPTLTSLLPTARRWHQQDPLLGPKSTSTLPEAITLHLLPEKLHLLSESVEESKFVESLNPPVFYTFLTPDKDGSSHWNGNSERTLGVAEHDMNSEESSKELVKGTWPGIFIFSSSVDGDPHFVIHIPHSEEKICFTLDGRPGDLLKLIDDPKAGLHVSGQLLGAPSRPSHKDQTRTYFHIITITSDKPRAYNITISRSSISVQGESTLSLSWNQRALVKKPHLELHVASAALLTVRLGPHLNFFILRHQYRHPSTLQLPHLGFYVANGSGLSPSARGLMGQFQYTDIRLVTGPSGSYLQKHHGLDVPVVLGKRLLKESPRLLPRWTSCWIVKRSHVERLLGQPYLAYVL; from the exons GACCATCGACGATAAAATCTATGTTGCAGAAATCAAGGAAAAACATCAGGCAAAGAAAATGTATGAGAAAGCCTATCAGCAAGGAAAGACAGCTGCTCATGTGGGCATCAG GGACCGGGAATCAGAAAACTTTCGAATCTCCACTATGCTGGCAGCAGGCACAAAGGCAACTTTTGCCCTGGCCTATGAAGAACTGCTACAGCGACACCAGGGCCGGTACCAGTTGGTGGTGGGCCTGAGGCCTGGACAGTTGGTGAGGAAGCTGAATGTAGAAATCACTGTGTCAGAAAGGACAGGCATCGCCTATGTGCACATACCTCCTCTGAGAACCAGCCAAGTGTGCACCAACAACCAAACAA GTGAGGGTGACTTGCCCCCATCCACCAGGATACAGAGGGGAGAGACCTGTGTCCACATCACCTTCTCCCCAACACTGCGAGACCAATCTGCCTTCTCCAGCTCAGGAATCATGGCCGATTTCACCATCCACTATGATGTGAGCATGGAGGACATCATTGGAGACGTGCAG GTCTATGGTGGCTATTTTATTCATTACTTTGCCCCCAGAGGCCTCCAGCCCCTAGAGAAGAATGTGGTGTTTGTTATTGACGTGAGCGGCTCTATGTTTGGAACTAAGTTGCAACAG ACTAAAAAGGCCATGGATACGATCCTCAGTGATCTTCAAGCCAGTGACTCCTTCAACATCATTACCTTTTCTGACACAGTTAACATCTGGAAAGCTGAAGGCTCAATCCAGGCCACTGTCCAGAATATCCATAGTGCCAAAAACTACGTGAGTCGCATGGAAGCGGATGGCT GGACGGACATCAATGCAGCTCTGCTGGCAGCAGCTTCAGTGCTGAACCATAGCAACCAGGAGCCTGGAAAGGGCCGTGGTGTGGGGCAGATTCCTCTTATCATGTTCCTGACAGATGGGGAGCCCACAGCCGGTGAGACAACTCCCAGTGTGATTCTTTCAAACATCCGTCAGGCACTGGCCCACAGGGTATCTCTTTTCAGCTTGGCCTTTGGAGATGATGCTGACTTCTCACTGCTGCGTCGTTTGTCCCTGGAGAACCAGGGAGAAGCAAGACGCATATATGAGGATGCTGATGCAGCCCTGCAACTAGAGGGTCTCTATGCAGAGATTTCCAGGCCTCTCCTGGCAGACGTGCACTTAGACTACTTGGGTGGCTGGGTTGGGGCTTCCTCTAGGGCCCATTTCCCTAACTATTTTCATGGCTCTGAGCTGGTGGTGGCTGGCAAGGTGCAGCCAGGTGAGCAGGAACTGGGCATCCACTTGGCAGCCCGTGGCCCAAATGGTCATCTTCTTGTGGCCCACCATAGTGAAGAAGCCAGCAACAGCAGCCAGAAAGCCTTTGGTTGCCCAGGGAAACCTGCCCTCAATGTGACCCACTTTATCCACCGCCTGTGGGCCTATGTCACTATTGGTGAGCTGCTGAAGGCACGCTTCCAAGCCAAGGACACCACAACTCGCCGTCTGTTGGCCGCCAAAGCCCTCAACCTATCCCTTGAATACAACTTTGTCACACCTCTGACTTCACTGGTTGTGGTGCACCTCGAGAAGACCAATGAGGAAGCCATGACCCAGCCATCCACTACAGCCAAGACAAGCACAGTCACACCCTCATCCAGCAACAGGCTTGGACTAGGAACAGGCACAGCTCAGCCAGCCTCAGTGCTCAAGGTCTTTTCCAAATCAAGACCCACAAAACCAACCTCAACTATTATTGCCCCTACAATGAAGGTGACCAGTTCCAAGGAGCTAGGGGCACTGGGTTGGTGGTCTAATAGCCTAACAACTTCAGTACAACCAAAACCCCAAATTCCAGGCCAAGATTCCAGCACCTTGGCACTGCCAACTTTGAAGATGAAACCTCTTGCCCATGTGCCTTCAAATTCTAATGACCCATTGCCTCGGAAGCCCAGTACTTCAACACACCAGAATCCTGGCATCACATCGCTGGTTAATTCTGGGACATATATCCTGCCATTGAATCCTGTGAGCCCTTCCCAGCCCAAAGGTGGCACCATGaaacattttaattcattttctcctttcaaaCTCCCTGCTTCATCAGATGCCCACCCTACACCAGATACCCCATCATACCTTCAACCTGTATCACAGGAACCTATATCACAGTCATCCCAAAGTGTGCCACAGCCCAAATATATCTCCACATTTCAGATACCCAAACACCCATTACACCTCAGCTCCAAAGATCTTGCTCCCAAGACTTCCCCAAATTTACCACACTCTAAACCAGGGAATGTCTTACCCAAGTCTCCTAAAATCCCTTCATCTCATGAACCTAGTGTCTCATCTCACCAAACGTCTCCTAGCTTACTACTTTCCAAGTCCAGAACACCAACTACCTATAGCACCCAAATCCCACTGCCTGCTAGACCCAGGCCACTAGTTCCTCAGAGCCTCAACACATTCTCAAATACACTCTCAAGTTCCACAAGTCCCAGCAGCACTGTGGCTACCTCTATTCCTGGGgagcctctcccttctccctttacCCCTACTCTGACCTCTCTGCTGCCCACTGCAAGACGCTGGCATCAGCAAGACCCGCTGCTAGGACCCAAGAGCACCAG CACTCTCCCGGAAGCCATCACTCTTCACCTTCTCCCAGAGAAACTCCACCTGCTGTCAGAGTCAGTGGAAGAGTCCAAATTCGTGGAGTCCTTGAACCCACCAGTCTTCTATACCTTCCTCACTCCTGACAAAGATG GAAGTTCACACTGGAATGGCAATTCTGAGAGAACTCTGGGAGTTGCTGAACATGACATGAACTCTGAGGAAAGTTCTAAGGAGCTGGTAAAAG GCACATGGCCAGGCATCTTCATCTTCTCGTCCTCTG TGGATGGAGACCCCCACTTTGTGATTCACATTCCTCACTCAGAAGAGAAGATCTGCTTCACATTAGATGGTCGCCCAGGGGACCTCTTGAAGCTCATAGATGACCCCAAGGCAG GGCTGCATGTAAGTGGCCAGTTGCTTGGAGCACCATCAAGACCAAGTCATAAGGACCAGACCCGGACATACTTTCATATTATCACAATCACTTCAGATAAACCCCGGGCCTACAACATTACAATAAGTCGAAGTTCTATATCTGTGCAAGGTGAGAGCACCTTGAGCTTATCCTGGAACCAACGTGCCCTGGTGAAGAAGCCCCACCTGGAGCTCCATGTGGCTTCTGCAGCCCTTCTCACCGTCCGCCTTGGGCCCCACCTCAACTTCTTCATCCTTCGTCACCAGTACAGACACCCCAGCACACTACAGCTACCCCATTTGGGGTTCTATGTGGCCAATGGCTCAGGCCTCAGCCCCTCAGCCCGTGGCCTGATGG GACAGTTTCAATACACAGACATCCGGCTGGTAACAGGACCTTCTGGGTCTTATTTACAGAAGCACCATGGCCTGGACGTGCCAGTGGTACTAGGCAAGAGGCTGCTGAAAGAGTCACCAAGGCTGCTTCCCCGCTGGACTTCATGCTGGATCGTGAAGCGCTCTCATGTGGAAAGGCTGCTGGGTCAGCCCTACCTTGCCTATGTTCTGTGA
- the Itih5l-ps gene encoding inter-alpha-trypsin inhibitor heavy chain H6 isoform X2, producing the protein MRAAGPARSGTMSEWRYLSWVSILLTILLDLTHQGPHGSASSSSKLLMMSYSIRSTVVSRYANTLVTSVLFNPHDEAHEAIFDLNLPRIAFISNFTMTIDDKIYVAEIKEKHQAKKMYEKAYQQGKTAAHVGIRDRESENFRISTMLAAGTKATFALAYEELLQRHQGRYQLVVGLRPGQLVRKLNVEITVSERTGIAYVHIPPLRTSQVCTNNQTSEGDLPPSTRIQRGETCVHITFSPTLRDQSAFSSSGIMADFTIHYDVSMEDIIGDVQVYGGYFIHYFAPRGLQPLEKNVVFVIDVSGSMFGTKLQQTKKAMDTILSDLQASDSFNIITFSDTVNIWKAEGSIQATVQNIHSAKNYVSRMEADGWTDINAALLAAASVLNHSNQEPGKGRGVGQIPLIMFLTDGEPTAGETTPSVILSNIRQALAHRVSLFSLAFGDDADFSLLRRLSLENQGEARRIYEDADAALQLEGLYAEISRPLLADVHLDYLGGWVGASSRAHFPNYFHGSELVVAGKVQPGEQELGIHLAARGPNGHLLVAHHSEEASNSSQKAFGCPGKPALNVTHFIHRLWAYVTIGELLKARFQAKDTTTRRLLAAKALNLSLEYNFVTPLTSLVVVHLEKTNEEAMTQPSTTAKTSTVTPSSSNRLGLGTGTAQPASVLKVFSKSRPTKPTSTIIAPTMKVTSSKELGALGWWSNSLTTSVQPKPQIPGQDSSTLALPTLKMKPLAHVPSNSNDPLPRKPSTSTHQNPGITSLVNSGTYILPLNPVSPSQPKGGTMKHFNSFSPFKLPASSDAHPTPDTPSYLQPVSQEPISQSSQSVPQPKYISTFQIPKHPLHLSSKDLAPKTSPNLPHSKPGNVLPKSPKIPSSHEPSVSSHQTSPSLLLSKSRTPTTYSTQIPLPARPRPLVPQSLNTFSNTLSSSTSPSSTVATSIPGEPLPSPFTPTLTSLLPTARRWHQQDPLLGPKSTSTLPEAITLHLLPEKLHLLSESVEESKFVESLNPPVFYTFLTPDKDGSSHWNGNSERTLGVAEHDMNSEESSKELVKGTWPGIFIFSSSDS; encoded by the exons GACCATCGACGATAAAATCTATGTTGCAGAAATCAAGGAAAAACATCAGGCAAAGAAAATGTATGAGAAAGCCTATCAGCAAGGAAAGACAGCTGCTCATGTGGGCATCAG GGACCGGGAATCAGAAAACTTTCGAATCTCCACTATGCTGGCAGCAGGCACAAAGGCAACTTTTGCCCTGGCCTATGAAGAACTGCTACAGCGACACCAGGGCCGGTACCAGTTGGTGGTGGGCCTGAGGCCTGGACAGTTGGTGAGGAAGCTGAATGTAGAAATCACTGTGTCAGAAAGGACAGGCATCGCCTATGTGCACATACCTCCTCTGAGAACCAGCCAAGTGTGCACCAACAACCAAACAA GTGAGGGTGACTTGCCCCCATCCACCAGGATACAGAGGGGAGAGACCTGTGTCCACATCACCTTCTCCCCAACACTGCGAGACCAATCTGCCTTCTCCAGCTCAGGAATCATGGCCGATTTCACCATCCACTATGATGTGAGCATGGAGGACATCATTGGAGACGTGCAG GTCTATGGTGGCTATTTTATTCATTACTTTGCCCCCAGAGGCCTCCAGCCCCTAGAGAAGAATGTGGTGTTTGTTATTGACGTGAGCGGCTCTATGTTTGGAACTAAGTTGCAACAG ACTAAAAAGGCCATGGATACGATCCTCAGTGATCTTCAAGCCAGTGACTCCTTCAACATCATTACCTTTTCTGACACAGTTAACATCTGGAAAGCTGAAGGCTCAATCCAGGCCACTGTCCAGAATATCCATAGTGCCAAAAACTACGTGAGTCGCATGGAAGCGGATGGCT GGACGGACATCAATGCAGCTCTGCTGGCAGCAGCTTCAGTGCTGAACCATAGCAACCAGGAGCCTGGAAAGGGCCGTGGTGTGGGGCAGATTCCTCTTATCATGTTCCTGACAGATGGGGAGCCCACAGCCGGTGAGACAACTCCCAGTGTGATTCTTTCAAACATCCGTCAGGCACTGGCCCACAGGGTATCTCTTTTCAGCTTGGCCTTTGGAGATGATGCTGACTTCTCACTGCTGCGTCGTTTGTCCCTGGAGAACCAGGGAGAAGCAAGACGCATATATGAGGATGCTGATGCAGCCCTGCAACTAGAGGGTCTCTATGCAGAGATTTCCAGGCCTCTCCTGGCAGACGTGCACTTAGACTACTTGGGTGGCTGGGTTGGGGCTTCCTCTAGGGCCCATTTCCCTAACTATTTTCATGGCTCTGAGCTGGTGGTGGCTGGCAAGGTGCAGCCAGGTGAGCAGGAACTGGGCATCCACTTGGCAGCCCGTGGCCCAAATGGTCATCTTCTTGTGGCCCACCATAGTGAAGAAGCCAGCAACAGCAGCCAGAAAGCCTTTGGTTGCCCAGGGAAACCTGCCCTCAATGTGACCCACTTTATCCACCGCCTGTGGGCCTATGTCACTATTGGTGAGCTGCTGAAGGCACGCTTCCAAGCCAAGGACACCACAACTCGCCGTCTGTTGGCCGCCAAAGCCCTCAACCTATCCCTTGAATACAACTTTGTCACACCTCTGACTTCACTGGTTGTGGTGCACCTCGAGAAGACCAATGAGGAAGCCATGACCCAGCCATCCACTACAGCCAAGACAAGCACAGTCACACCCTCATCCAGCAACAGGCTTGGACTAGGAACAGGCACAGCTCAGCCAGCCTCAGTGCTCAAGGTCTTTTCCAAATCAAGACCCACAAAACCAACCTCAACTATTATTGCCCCTACAATGAAGGTGACCAGTTCCAAGGAGCTAGGGGCACTGGGTTGGTGGTCTAATAGCCTAACAACTTCAGTACAACCAAAACCCCAAATTCCAGGCCAAGATTCCAGCACCTTGGCACTGCCAACTTTGAAGATGAAACCTCTTGCCCATGTGCCTTCAAATTCTAATGACCCATTGCCTCGGAAGCCCAGTACTTCAACACACCAGAATCCTGGCATCACATCGCTGGTTAATTCTGGGACATATATCCTGCCATTGAATCCTGTGAGCCCTTCCCAGCCCAAAGGTGGCACCATGaaacattttaattcattttctcctttcaaaCTCCCTGCTTCATCAGATGCCCACCCTACACCAGATACCCCATCATACCTTCAACCTGTATCACAGGAACCTATATCACAGTCATCCCAAAGTGTGCCACAGCCCAAATATATCTCCACATTTCAGATACCCAAACACCCATTACACCTCAGCTCCAAAGATCTTGCTCCCAAGACTTCCCCAAATTTACCACACTCTAAACCAGGGAATGTCTTACCCAAGTCTCCTAAAATCCCTTCATCTCATGAACCTAGTGTCTCATCTCACCAAACGTCTCCTAGCTTACTACTTTCCAAGTCCAGAACACCAACTACCTATAGCACCCAAATCCCACTGCCTGCTAGACCCAGGCCACTAGTTCCTCAGAGCCTCAACACATTCTCAAATACACTCTCAAGTTCCACAAGTCCCAGCAGCACTGTGGCTACCTCTATTCCTGGGgagcctctcccttctccctttacCCCTACTCTGACCTCTCTGCTGCCCACTGCAAGACGCTGGCATCAGCAAGACCCGCTGCTAGGACCCAAGAGCACCAG CACTCTCCCGGAAGCCATCACTCTTCACCTTCTCCCAGAGAAACTCCACCTGCTGTCAGAGTCAGTGGAAGAGTCCAAATTCGTGGAGTCCTTGAACCCACCAGTCTTCTATACCTTCCTCACTCCTGACAAAGATG GAAGTTCACACTGGAATGGCAATTCTGAGAGAACTCTGGGAGTTGCTGAACATGACATGAACTCTGAGGAAAGTTCTAAGGAGCTGGTAAAAG GCACATGGCCAGGCATCTTCATCTTCTCGTCCTCTG ACTCATAA